CTGCTGTCGGCGAAATCCGGCGGTGGCAACGGCGTCGCGGTGTTCACCGACACCATGCGCGCGCAATTCGAGCTCCAGGACGACGTGGAGCTCAACCTGCGCGGCGCGGTCTCCGACGGCTCGCTGCTGCTGCACTACCAGCCCGAGGTCGACCTGCGCACGGGCCGCATCGTCGCGTTGGAGGCGCTGGTCCGCTGGCTGCATCCGACCAGGGGGCTGTTGCCGCCCGCCGCGTTCGTCACCGTGGCCGAGGCCACCAACCTGGCCGGTGAGCTGGGGCGCTGGGTGATCCGGTCGGCGTGCGCGCAGTTCGCCGAATGGCGCAGGCGCGGCCTGGCGGGCAACGTGGTGATGCGGATCAATGTGTCGCCGGTGCAGCTGGTCAGCCTCGATTTCGTTGAGCGCATCGAAGACATCCTGCGCCTGTTCGGCATCGACGGCAGCTCGGTGTGCCTGGAGATCACCGAGCACGTCGTCGTGCAGGACCTGGCCCGCACCCAGGTGACGCTGCGCGGGCTGAAGCGGATGGGCGTGCAGATCGCCATCGACGACTTCGGCACCGGCTACAGCTCGCTGTCGCATCTGAAGGCGCTGCCGGTGGACGCGGTGAAGATCGACCGGGGATTCGTACAACGGCTCGGGGCCAGCACCGACGATCTGGCCATCGTGAAGTCCATCATCGGCCTGGCAGGCTCGTTCGGGCTCGGCGTGGTCGGCGAGGGCGTCGAGACGGCGGTCGCCGCGCGGACGCTGGTCGGCCTCGGGTGTTACCGCGCGCAGGGCTTCCTGATCGCGAAGCCGATGCCCGCCGAGCAGGTCGAGGCGCACCTCACCACGGGCCGGATTCCGCTCGACCTCGATCTGCCCCGGGCCGGGCGCGGGCTGCCCGCGCACTGAGCGCACTTCCACAGCCGCCGGTTATCCGGTTCTTTCACGGCCGTTCACGCGTCGTTGGGCGCGGGTAACCCCGTCCGCTGCACGATCGGCCACGTGCGCATAGTTCAGCTGGCGAACTTCTACGGCCCGCGTTCGGGTGGGCTGCGCACCGCGCTGCACCATCTGGGCGAGGGGTATGTCGCCGCCGGGCACGAGGTGGTGCTGATCGTGCCGGGTCCGCGCCGCTCGGAGGAGATCCTGCCCACCGGTGTCGCGCGCATCACGCTGCCGGCCTTGGCCATCCCGTGGACCGGGGGTTACCGCGCCGCGGATCCCCGCCGGGTGGCCGACGTCCTGAACGGATTGCGGCCGGACGTGCTCGAAGGTGTCCGACCGGCTGACGCTGCGTGGTTTCGGGCGCTGGGCGCGGCGGCGCGAGGTGACCGGCGTGATGATCTCGCACGAGCGGCTCGACCGCCTGTTGGGCCAGGTGCTGCCCGGCCCGCTGGCGCGGCGCTGCGCCGACGTGGCCAACCGGCACACCGCCACGGACTACGACATGGTCGTGTGCACCACCCGGTTCGCTCGCGAGGAATTCCTGCGCATCGGCGCGCGGAACGTGGAACTGGTCCCGCTCGGGGTGGACCTCGAACTGTTCAACCCGCACCGGCGCGATCGCAGGCTGCGCGCCGATCTCGGCGTGCCTGGTCATCCGCTGCTGGTGCACTGCGGCCGGTTGTCGGTCGAGAAGCGGGTGGATCGCAGCATCGAGGCGGTCGGGGCGTTGCGCGAAGCCGGTATCGAGGCGCGGCTGGTCGTCGCCGGGGACGGTCCGCGCCGGGACGCGCTGCAGCGGCGGGCCCGTGCGCTGGCCCCGCTGCCCGGCGGCGTGCCCGCCGTGCACTTCACCGGATTCATCTCCGAACGCGCGATGGTGGCCAGGTTGCTCGCCACCGCGGACGTCTCGCTGGCGCCGGGGCCGCACGAGACCTTCGGCCTCGCGGCGCTGGAAGCGCTCGCGGCCGGCACGCCGGTGGTGGCCAGCCGCTCCTCGGCGCTGGCGGACATCGTGACCGCCGACTGCGGCGCGGTGGCCGCCGACCATCCCTCCGCGTTCGCGCGGGCGGTCCGCGACGTGCTGGCGATGCCGCAGGCCGGTCGCCGCAGGGCCGCGCGCAGCCGCGCCGAACAGTTCACCTGGCCGCGCGCTGTAGCGGGCATGCTTGCGGTCCTCGGTCGTTAGCGGCCCGCGGCCGTCGGCTGGATTACCCTGCGGGGAACCGATTCGGCGATTCGAGATGGGATGCGCAGTGCTGGGTAGAGGTCGCGGGCGAGCGGGTCGCACGACGATGCGCGAGGCGAAGGTTCTGATCACGGGTGCGGCGAGCGGCATCGGGCGGGCCACCGCGCTGGCCTCCGCCGCCGACGGCGCCGAACTGGTGCTCACCGACATCAATGCCGAGGGCCTGGACGCCACGGTGACCGACATCCGCGCCGCGGGTGGCCGCGTCGCTTTGGCGGAAGCGCTGGACGTCACCGACTACGACGCGGTGCGCGCCTTCGCCGACCGCGTGCACGCCGAACTCGGCAGTCTGGACGTCGTCATGAACATCGCGGGCACCTCGGTGTGGGGGACCGTGGAGAACCTGGAGCACAAGCACTGGCGGCGCATGGTCGAGGTCAACCTGATGGGGCCGATCCACGTCATCGAGACCTTCGTGCCGCCCATGGTGCGCGCGGGCAAGGGCGGTGCGCTGGTGAACGTGTCGTCGGCGGCGGGCCTGCTCGCGCTGCCCTGGCACGCGGCCTACAGCGCGGCCAAGTACGGCATTCGCGGCGTGTCGGAGGTACTGCGCTTCGACCTGGCGCAACACGGGATCACCGTGCATCTGGTCGCGCCCGGCGCGGTGAACACGCCGCTGGTGCAGAGCGTCGAACTGGCCGGGGTGAACAAAGAGCATCCCAAGATCAAGCGGCTCACCGCCGCCTTCGCCG
Above is a genomic segment from Nocardia sputorum containing:
- a CDS encoding SDR family oxidoreductase, yielding MREAKVLITGAASGIGRATALASAADGAELVLTDINAEGLDATVTDIRAAGGRVALAEALDVTDYDAVRAFADRVHAELGSLDVVMNIAGTSVWGTVENLEHKHWRRMVEVNLMGPIHVIETFVPPMVRAGKGGALVNVSSAAGLLALPWHAAYSAAKYGIRGVSEVLRFDLAQHGITVHLVAPGAVNTPLVQSVELAGVNKEHPKIKRLTAAFAEHAVPPERVATAILRGIERNRFLVYNSFDIRFGYWWKRKFAFPYEFVMRRTSARFSRLLASTGN